From one Nocardioides scoriae genomic stretch:
- a CDS encoding AI-2E family transporter, with product MALDRGLRTRLRIPSRTGHRVRAVEEQARRELETVELRERIAQQWAEVRATRRSMDAEPRITGGVSNFSRAKVPYGVDLAAAWGWRFLVICAAGAIILYLLQFFMVMVLPLVIALLLAALFSPVVHRLGRLGVPRKLGALLVVLLLVGIVALSATFVGNQVAQGVSDLSTQVGSGVGQIRAWLRDGPLQVTDSQISTALGEAQAQLTSLGDNAVETLSELGTTLGHVVAGIFIVLFATYFFLADGGLIWAWLVRLFPRAGRLQADSSGRVAWASLTQFVRATVLVAAVDAIGIAVGAAVLGVPFVGAIGVLVFLGSFVPMIGAAISGTVAVLVALVAQGPVTALIMLGVVVAVQQVEAHVLQPFLMGRFVSVHPLGVIVAIAMGVLVAGIAGALIAVPLAASLNAVVQHLARHTDVGQDADEATDDDPIPVAGTPAPDADGPEPAPEGSPA from the coding sequence GTGGCACTCGACCGGGGTCTGAGGACCCGCCTGCGCATCCCCTCCCGCACCGGCCATCGGGTCCGGGCGGTGGAGGAGCAGGCACGCCGCGAGCTGGAGACCGTCGAGCTGCGCGAGCGGATCGCCCAGCAGTGGGCCGAGGTCCGCGCGACCCGGCGCAGCATGGACGCCGAGCCGAGGATCACCGGCGGGGTCAGCAACTTCAGCCGCGCCAAGGTGCCCTACGGCGTGGACCTGGCCGCGGCCTGGGGGTGGCGCTTCCTGGTGATCTGCGCGGCCGGCGCGATCATCCTCTACCTGCTGCAGTTCTTCATGGTGATGGTGCTGCCGCTGGTCATCGCCCTGCTGCTGGCCGCCCTGTTCTCCCCGGTGGTCCACCGCCTCGGACGCCTCGGGGTGCCGCGCAAGCTGGGCGCGCTGCTCGTGGTGCTGCTGCTGGTCGGGATCGTGGCGCTGTCCGCGACCTTCGTCGGCAACCAGGTGGCGCAGGGGGTCAGCGACCTCTCCACGCAGGTCGGCAGCGGCGTGGGCCAGATCCGCGCCTGGCTGCGCGACGGACCGCTCCAGGTCACCGACTCCCAGATCAGCACGGCCCTGGGCGAGGCGCAGGCCCAGCTCACCTCGCTCGGCGACAACGCCGTGGAGACGCTGAGCGAGCTCGGCACCACGCTCGGGCACGTCGTGGCCGGCATCTTCATCGTGCTGTTCGCGACGTACTTCTTCCTCGCCGACGGTGGCCTGATCTGGGCCTGGCTGGTGCGGCTGTTCCCGCGGGCCGGTCGGCTGCAGGCCGACTCCTCGGGTCGCGTCGCCTGGGCCTCGCTGACCCAGTTCGTCCGGGCCACCGTGCTGGTCGCCGCCGTCGACGCCATCGGGATCGCGGTGGGCGCCGCCGTCCTGGGCGTCCCCTTCGTCGGGGCCATCGGCGTGCTGGTGTTCCTCGGCTCCTTCGTCCCCATGATCGGGGCGGCCATCAGCGGCACCGTGGCCGTGCTGGTCGCGCTCGTGGCGCAGGGCCCGGTGACGGCGCTCATCATGCTCGGCGTGGTGGTGGCCGTGCAGCAGGTCGAGGCCCACGTGCTGCAGCCGTTCCTCATGGGCCGCTTCGTCTCCGTGCACCCGCTCGGCGTCATCGTCGCGATCGCGATGGGCGTCCTGGTGGCCGGCATCGCGGGCGCGCTCATCGCGGTGCCGCTCGCCGCCTCCCTCAACGCCGTGGTCCAGCACCTCGCCCGTCACACCGACGTGGGACAGGACGCCGACGAGGCGACCGACGACGACCCCATCCCCGTCGCGGGCACGCCCGCACCCGACGCCGACGGGCCGGAGCCGGCCCCCGAGGGGAGCCCCGCATGA
- a CDS encoding glutamate mutase L: MTPLLCVDLGSTFTKAALVDGDTGELLATTSHPTTVATDVMDGVDACRAALAEQRPEALDAPLLACSSAGGGLRIAVVGNEELVTAEAGRRVALSSGGKVVAVLGRASGQADYRALAEQTRPDVVLLTGGTDGGDVDGALAGARALVASGWRGPVVVAANPDAVPQLREVLAGWPVQVADNVVPRIGVLEPGPARLAIREAFLRHVIGGKGLSTRVDLAEVVSGPTPDLVLTGVEVLAAETGDDVVVVDVGGATTDVHSVVRLDPEEAGLAREVVAPSPVTRTVEGDLGMRWSAASTWEAATGAGLEPALPQSAALRRTEDPDLLPATPAEVEEDLALARVAATLAVRRHVGRSRVVVGPDGRRVERSGTDLREVGLLVGSGGVLRHADPARAAALLDGLVGPSPEGWQLPDHPRVVVDRDYVLAAVGLLATSHDDRRAAAAALARSLARWHSTGV; encoded by the coding sequence GTGACCCCGCTGCTGTGCGTCGACCTCGGGTCGACCTTCACCAAGGCCGCCCTGGTCGACGGCGACACCGGCGAGCTGCTCGCCACCACCAGCCACCCGACGACGGTCGCCACCGACGTCATGGACGGCGTCGACGCCTGCCGGGCCGCCCTGGCCGAGCAGCGCCCCGAGGCCCTCGACGCGCCGCTGCTGGCCTGCTCCTCGGCCGGGGGTGGCCTCCGGATCGCGGTCGTCGGCAACGAGGAGCTGGTGACGGCCGAGGCCGGACGCCGGGTGGCGCTGTCCAGCGGCGGCAAGGTGGTGGCGGTCCTGGGCCGGGCCTCGGGGCAGGCGGACTACCGCGCCCTCGCCGAGCAGACCCGGCCCGACGTGGTGCTGCTGACCGGGGGCACCGACGGCGGCGACGTCGACGGCGCGCTCGCCGGCGCGCGGGCGCTGGTCGCCTCGGGCTGGCGCGGCCCGGTCGTGGTCGCGGCCAACCCCGACGCGGTGCCGCAGCTGCGGGAGGTGCTGGCCGGGTGGCCGGTGCAGGTGGCGGACAACGTGGTGCCGCGCATCGGGGTGCTCGAGCCCGGGCCCGCCCGGCTTGCGATCCGCGAGGCGTTCCTGCGCCACGTCATCGGCGGCAAGGGCCTCTCGACGCGCGTCGACCTGGCCGAGGTGGTCTCGGGCCCCACGCCCGACCTGGTGCTGACCGGCGTCGAGGTGCTGGCGGCCGAGACCGGCGACGACGTGGTCGTGGTCGACGTCGGCGGTGCCACCACCGACGTCCACTCCGTGGTCCGGCTCGACCCGGAGGAGGCCGGCCTGGCGCGCGAGGTGGTCGCACCCAGCCCGGTCACCCGCACCGTGGAGGGCGACCTCGGGATGCGCTGGAGCGCCGCCTCGACGTGGGAGGCCGCGACCGGGGCCGGCCTGGAGCCCGCCCTGCCGCAGTCCGCCGCCCTGCGCCGGACCGAGGACCCGGACCTGCTGCCCGCCACGCCCGCCGAGGTCGAGGAGGACCTGGCCCTGGCGCGGGTGGCGGCGACGCTCGCGGTGCGCCGCCACGTCGGTCGCTCGCGGGTCGTCGTGGGACCCGACGGGCGCCGGGTGGAGCGCTCGGGCACCGACCTGCGCGAGGTGGGCCTGCTCGTGGGGTCCGGCGGGGTGCTGCGCCACGCCGACCCCGCGCGCGCGGCCGCCCTGCTGGACGGCCTGGTGGGCCCCTCGCCGGAGGGCTGGCAGCTGCCCGACCACCCGCGCGTGGTGGTCGACCGCGACTACGTCCTGGCGGCCGTCGGGCTGCTCGCGACGAGCCACGACGACCGCCGCGCGGCTGCCGCCGCGCTCGCGCGTAGCCTGGCCCGGTGGCACTCGACCGGGGTCTGA
- a CDS encoding YidH family protein: protein MAEVPAAGPAASPAPRPEPDVRFSLANERTLLAYQRTSVGLLAAAVAIVHFLDDDPLVVVLGLSFVATSAVAAVGGYLRFRGVDRAIREGRPIGAGPAAHLLSVAVMVTLLVGTAYVLLARV, encoded by the coding sequence TTGGCTGAGGTCCCCGCGGCCGGTCCGGCGGCGTCACCGGCGCCCCGGCCCGAGCCCGACGTCCGCTTCTCGCTCGCCAACGAGCGGACGCTGCTGGCCTACCAGCGCACGTCGGTGGGGCTGCTCGCCGCCGCGGTGGCGATCGTGCACTTCCTCGACGACGACCCCCTCGTGGTGGTGCTGGGCCTGAGCTTCGTGGCGACCTCGGCCGTGGCCGCGGTCGGCGGCTACCTGCGCTTCCGCGGCGTCGACCGCGCGATCCGGGAGGGGCGCCCGATCGGGGCCGGCCCGGCGGCCCACCTGCTGAGCGTCGCCGTGATGGTCACGCTGCTGGTCGGCACGGCGTACGTCCTGCTGGCGCGGGTCTGA
- a CDS encoding cystathionine gamma-synthase: MTQEQHDQHRSKSGFETRAIHAGYEPDAATGAVIPPIYATSTYKQDGVGGLRGGYEYSRSGNPTRSALEGNLAALEEGERAFAFASGLAAEDTLLHSVCGPGDHVVIPDDAYGGTFRLVDKVATRWGLTYDAAPVSDVDAVRAAIRPGQTKLVWVETPTNPLLNIGDVEALAAVAHDAGALLVVDNTFASSYLQQPLTLGADVVVHSTTKYAGGHSDVVGGALVVRDLELAEQVGFHQNAIGAVAGPFDSWLVLRGLKTLAVRMDRHCDNAERVVEFLSAHPKVAEVIYPGLEQHPGHAVAARQMKRFGGIVSFRVAAGEQAALDACARAEVFTLAESLGGIESLIEHPGRMTHASVAGTALEVPSDLIRLSVGIETVEDLLADLDRALG, translated from the coding sequence GTGACCCAGGAGCAGCACGACCAGCACCGATCGAAGTCCGGGTTCGAGACCCGTGCCATCCACGCCGGCTACGAGCCAGACGCCGCGACGGGGGCGGTGATCCCGCCCATCTACGCCACCTCGACGTACAAGCAGGACGGCGTCGGTGGCCTGCGCGGCGGCTACGAGTACAGCCGCTCCGGCAACCCGACGCGCAGCGCGCTCGAGGGCAACCTCGCGGCGCTCGAGGAGGGGGAGCGGGCCTTCGCGTTCGCCTCCGGCCTGGCCGCCGAGGACACCCTGCTGCACTCGGTGTGCGGTCCCGGCGACCACGTGGTCATCCCCGACGACGCCTACGGCGGCACCTTCCGGCTCGTGGACAAGGTCGCCACCCGCTGGGGCCTGACGTACGACGCCGCGCCGGTCAGCGACGTCGACGCCGTCCGTGCCGCGATCCGTCCCGGGCAGACGAAGCTGGTCTGGGTGGAGACGCCCACCAACCCGCTGCTCAACATCGGTGACGTCGAGGCGCTGGCGGCCGTGGCCCACGACGCGGGTGCGCTGCTCGTCGTGGACAACACCTTCGCCTCCTCCTACCTCCAGCAGCCGCTGACGCTGGGCGCCGACGTCGTCGTGCACTCGACGACCAAGTACGCCGGCGGCCACTCCGACGTGGTCGGCGGCGCGCTCGTGGTCCGCGACCTCGAGCTGGCCGAGCAGGTCGGGTTCCACCAGAACGCCATCGGTGCGGTGGCCGGCCCGTTCGACTCCTGGCTGGTGCTGCGCGGGCTCAAGACCCTGGCCGTGCGCATGGACCGCCACTGCGACAACGCCGAGCGGGTCGTGGAGTTCCTCTCCGCCCACCCGAAGGTGGCCGAGGTGATCTACCCCGGCCTCGAGCAGCACCCGGGCCACGCCGTCGCCGCCCGCCAGATGAAGCGCTTCGGCGGCATCGTGTCCTTCCGGGTCGCGGCCGGGGAGCAGGCCGCCCTCGACGCGTGCGCCCGCGCCGAGGTGTTCACCCTGGCGGAGTCGCTCGGCGGCATCGAGTCGCTCATCGAGCACCCCGGCCGGATGACCCACGCCAGCGTCGCGGGCACCGCCCTGGAGGTCCCCTCGGACCTGATCCGGCTCAGCGTCGGCATCGAGACGGTCGAGGACCTGCTCGCCGACCTCGACCGGGCCCTTGGCTGA
- the msrA gene encoding peptide-methionine (S)-S-oxide reductase MsrA: MFFSRTKTTLPTADEALPGRTEQWFPLSEKHRALDAPLVTDEVPEGHQVALFGLGCFWGAEEIFWQVPGVWSTSVGYAGGQTPHPSYEEVCSGRTGHTEAVRVVYDPSQVSYADLVATFYEVHDPTQGMRQGNDTGTQYRSAIYYETPEQERVAHEVTERYQPELAKRGYGPITTEIRPAAETPYYYAEDHHQQYLLKNPFGYRCHSATGISVPRD, from the coding sequence ATGTTCTTCAGCCGCACCAAGACCACCCTGCCCACCGCCGACGAGGCCCTGCCGGGCCGCACCGAGCAGTGGTTCCCGCTGAGCGAGAAGCACCGCGCGCTCGACGCGCCGCTCGTGACCGACGAGGTGCCCGAGGGCCACCAGGTCGCCCTGTTCGGGCTCGGCTGCTTCTGGGGCGCCGAGGAGATCTTCTGGCAGGTCCCCGGCGTCTGGTCGACGTCCGTCGGGTACGCCGGCGGCCAGACCCCCCACCCGTCGTACGAGGAGGTCTGCAGCGGTCGCACCGGCCACACCGAGGCCGTCCGCGTCGTCTACGACCCGTCGCAGGTGTCCTACGCCGACCTGGTCGCGACCTTCTACGAGGTGCACGACCCGACCCAGGGCATGCGCCAGGGCAACGACACCGGCACGCAGTACCGCTCGGCGATCTACTACGAGACCCCCGAGCAGGAGAGGGTCGCCCACGAGGTCACCGAGCGCTACCAGCCCGAGCTGGCCAAGCGCGGCTACGGCCCCATCACCACCGAGATCCGGCCCGCGGCCGAGACGCCGTACTACTACGCCGAGGACCACCACCAGCAGTACCTGCTGAAGAACCCCTTCGGCTACCGCTGCCACAGCGCGACGGGCATCTCGGTCCCCCGCGACTGA
- a CDS encoding glycoside hydrolase family 2 protein, with the protein MTTRWGRELDPDAPLPEHPRPQLERPSWSSLNGRWEHAFTASGERPAAYDGPITVPFSPEAPLSGVERQLQPDEWLWYRRTFPTPPVVDGGRVLLHLGAVDQSCTVWVDGHEVGGHTGGYLPFTLDVTDALAARRHDATAEHVLEVRVRDLSDTSWHARGKQKLRRGNIWYTAQSGIWQTVWLEWVPPRHVERLVLVPHLDAGALEVTVHAQGGHRGATATVVVRSGEQEVGRAEVAPGVATRVALAQVRPWSPEDPHLYDLEVTFGEDRVTSYAGLRSVAVGTDARGHRRLLLNGAPYPHVGVLDQGYWPDGLLTPPGDAAMVHDITSMKDLGFTVLRKHAKLEPARWYAHCDRIGVLVWQDVVNGGTTYRGITTRRPASRLPPVPDRLFPVYGRGHRAGRAEFLSEVEATVATLGNAPSVVVWTPFNEGWGQFSSRAVARLVRRLDPTRLVMATSGWVDHGGGDLRSFHRYGKPFRMPAHRGGRRAVVLSEYGGYSHRVEDHQWGPRMFGYRKFKVRKRLQRAFVQLHDALVTEAARGLSATVYTQLSDVEDELNGLWTYDREVLKLDAEVVREVTARLRAAMTAG; encoded by the coding sequence ATGACGACCCGCTGGGGACGCGAGCTCGACCCCGACGCGCCCCTGCCCGAGCACCCGCGGCCGCAGCTCGAGCGCCCGTCGTGGAGCTCGCTCAACGGCCGGTGGGAGCACGCCTTCACCGCGTCGGGCGAGCGCCCCGCGGCGTACGACGGGCCGATCACCGTCCCCTTCTCCCCCGAGGCGCCGCTGTCGGGGGTCGAGCGGCAGCTGCAGCCCGACGAGTGGCTGTGGTACCGCCGGACCTTCCCGACGCCGCCGGTCGTCGACGGCGGCCGCGTGCTGCTGCACCTCGGCGCGGTCGACCAGAGCTGCACCGTGTGGGTCGACGGCCACGAGGTGGGCGGACACACCGGCGGCTACCTGCCCTTCACCCTCGACGTGACCGACGCGCTGGCCGCCCGCCGGCACGACGCCACGGCCGAGCACGTCCTCGAGGTGCGGGTGCGCGACCTGTCCGACACCAGCTGGCACGCCCGCGGCAAGCAGAAGCTCCGGCGCGGCAACATCTGGTACACCGCCCAGTCAGGGATCTGGCAGACGGTCTGGCTCGAGTGGGTGCCCCCCCGGCACGTCGAGCGGCTGGTGCTGGTCCCCCACCTCGACGCGGGCGCGCTCGAGGTCACCGTGCACGCGCAGGGCGGCCACCGGGGCGCCACGGCCACGGTGGTGGTGCGCAGCGGCGAGCAGGAGGTCGGTCGCGCGGAGGTCGCGCCCGGGGTCGCCACCCGCGTCGCGCTGGCGCAGGTGCGGCCGTGGTCGCCCGAGGACCCCCACCTCTACGACCTCGAGGTCACCTTCGGCGAGGACCGCGTCACGTCGTACGCCGGGCTCCGCTCGGTCGCGGTCGGGACCGACGCCCGGGGGCACCGCCGGCTGCTGCTCAACGGCGCGCCGTACCCCCACGTCGGGGTGCTCGACCAGGGCTACTGGCCCGACGGGCTGCTGACGCCGCCCGGCGACGCGGCCATGGTCCACGACATCACCAGCATGAAGGACCTCGGCTTCACGGTGCTGCGCAAGCACGCCAAGCTCGAGCCCGCCCGGTGGTACGCCCACTGCGACCGGATCGGGGTGCTGGTCTGGCAGGACGTCGTCAACGGCGGCACGACCTACCGCGGCATCACCACCCGTCGTCCCGCCTCCAGGCTGCCCCCCGTCCCCGACCGTCTCTTCCCCGTCTACGGCCGCGGCCACCGGGCCGGTCGGGCCGAGTTCCTGAGTGAGGTCGAGGCCACCGTCGCCACGCTCGGCAACGCCCCCAGCGTCGTGGTGTGGACGCCCTTCAACGAGGGCTGGGGCCAGTTCTCCTCGCGGGCCGTCGCCCGCCTGGTCAGGCGCCTGGACCCGACCCGGCTGGTGATGGCCACCAGCGGCTGGGTCGACCACGGCGGTGGCGACCTGCGCAGCTTCCACCGCTACGGCAAGCCCTTCCGCATGCCCGCGCACCGCGGCGGCCGCCGGGCGGTCGTGCTCTCCGAGTACGGCGGCTACAGCCACCGCGTCGAGGACCACCAGTGGGGCCCGCGGATGTTCGGCTACCGCAAGTTCAAGGTCCGCAAGCGGCTCCAGCGGGCCTTCGTGCAGCTCCACGACGCCCTCGTCACGGAGGCCGCCCGCGGGCTCTCGGCCACGGTCTACACCCAGCTCAGCGACGTCGAGGACGAGCTCAACGGGCTGTGGACCTACGACCGCGAGGTGCTCAAGCTCGACGCCGAGGTGGTCCGCGAGGTCACCGCCCGGCTGCGGGCGGCCATGACCGCCGGGTGA
- a CDS encoding IMPACT family protein, whose product MAVTSYQTIARDGEAEIEVERSRFRCTLVRVGDEAEARAVVEQVRRRHWEARHHCSAFVVGPERAVEAAHDDGEPSGTAGPPILGILRGRELGDVVAVVSRWFGGTLLGTGGLTRAYAEATRVALDEVGTVERVLQDLCEVMVDIAAVGRLEHDLRSRGARVLGVDYTGEATLRFAVPPAARGVIEEIVAELTAGTAVPRTIGQQWVDAR is encoded by the coding sequence GTGGCCGTGACGTCGTACCAGACCATCGCGCGCGACGGCGAGGCCGAGATCGAGGTCGAGCGGTCGCGGTTCCGCTGCACCCTGGTGCGGGTCGGCGACGAGGCCGAGGCCCGCGCCGTCGTGGAGCAGGTGCGGCGCCGCCACTGGGAGGCGCGCCACCACTGCTCGGCCTTCGTGGTCGGCCCCGAGCGCGCGGTCGAGGCGGCACACGACGACGGCGAGCCCTCCGGCACGGCCGGACCACCGATCCTGGGCATCCTCCGCGGGCGCGAGCTGGGCGACGTGGTCGCGGTCGTCTCCCGGTGGTTCGGGGGCACGCTGCTCGGCACCGGGGGCCTGACCCGGGCGTACGCCGAGGCGACCCGTGTCGCGCTCGACGAGGTCGGGACCGTCGAGCGGGTGCTGCAGGACCTGTGCGAGGTGATGGTCGACATCGCCGCCGTCGGTCGCCTCGAGCACGACCTGCGCTCGCGGGGGGCGCGCGTGCTGGGCGTGGACTACACGGGCGAGGCCACGCTGCGGTTCGCGGTGCCGCCCGCGGCGCGGGGCGTCATCGAGGAGATCGTCGCCGAGCTGACCGCCGGCACGGCCGTGCCCCGCACCATCGGCCAGCAGTGGGTCGACGCCCGCTGA
- a CDS encoding ABC transporter substrate-binding protein: MRVVSLLPSTTEILFAIGAGDDVVGVTFECDHPVEARERRIVSTSALPEGLSPREIDAFVRAARHAGEDLYRLDAGALEGLDADLVVTQDLCAVCAVDVSVVQDALSHLGTRAEVLTIDPHTLAEVLGSVLTLGRATGREAPAEALVQRLEERLQRVRDEVAERRRAGARTPRMLVLEWTDPAFTPGHWVPEMVELAGATCTLGQAGATSVRADWSQVRASAPDVVVCAPCGYDLPAALELARELVGSGELPPDVPVWAVDANASFARPGPRLVDGVETLAAIVAGADPHGNAACRVR, from the coding sequence ATGCGCGTCGTCTCACTGCTGCCCTCGACCACCGAGATCCTCTTCGCCATCGGCGCCGGAGACGACGTCGTTGGGGTCACCTTCGAGTGCGACCACCCGGTCGAGGCCCGCGAGCGCCGGATCGTCTCGACCAGCGCCCTGCCCGAGGGCCTGTCGCCCCGCGAGATCGACGCGTTCGTGCGGGCGGCCCGCCACGCCGGCGAGGACCTCTACCGCCTCGACGCCGGAGCCCTGGAGGGCCTCGACGCCGACCTGGTCGTCACCCAGGACCTGTGCGCGGTCTGCGCCGTCGACGTGTCGGTGGTCCAGGACGCGCTGTCCCACCTCGGCACCCGCGCGGAGGTGCTGACCATCGACCCGCACACCCTCGCCGAGGTGCTCGGGTCGGTGCTGACCCTGGGGCGGGCCACCGGCCGGGAGGCGCCCGCCGAGGCCCTGGTGCAGCGCCTCGAGGAGCGGCTGCAGCGGGTCCGCGACGAGGTGGCCGAGCGCCGCCGCGCGGGCGCCCGCACGCCGCGGATGCTGGTGCTGGAGTGGACCGACCCGGCGTTCACCCCGGGCCACTGGGTCCCCGAGATGGTGGAGCTCGCCGGTGCCACCTGCACGCTGGGCCAGGCCGGCGCGACGTCGGTGCGGGCCGACTGGTCGCAGGTCCGCGCCAGCGCTCCGGACGTCGTGGTGTGCGCGCCGTGCGGCTACGACCTGCCGGCTGCGCTCGAGCTCGCGCGGGAGCTCGTCGGGAGCGGCGAGCTGCCCCCCGACGTGCCGGTGTGGGCGGTCGACGCCAACGCCTCCTTCGCCCGTCCCGGCCCGCGGCTGGTCGACGGCGTCGAGACCCTGGCCGCGATCGTGGCGGGCGCCGACCCGCACGGCAACGCGGCCTGCCGGGTGCGCTGA
- a CDS encoding cystathionine beta-synthase, which yields MQYANSLLELIGNTPLVKLNRTAGATASLVLAKVEYLNPGGSVKDRIAVKMIDAAEASGELRPGGTIVEPTSGNTGVGLALVAQQRGYSCVFVCPDKVSEDKRNVLKAYGAEVVVCPTAVAPEHPDSYYSVSDRLSREIEGAWKPNQYANPNNPLSHYEQTGPEIWEQTDGRITHFVTGMGTGGTISGVGRYLKERNPEIQVVGADPAGSVYSGGTGRPYLVEGVGEDFWPDTYDRGVADRVIEVSDGDSFAFTRRLAREEGLLVGGSAGMAAYAAVQLAQELDDPDAVVVVLLPDSGRGYLTKVFNDEWLARYGFLSDHTGQTVGQVLHAKKGDIPALVHTHPTETIAEAIAILQEYGVSQMPVVRAEPPIMAAEVAGSVSERRLLDALYGGKARLADQVEDHMDEPLPTMGAGAAVEDAVAALRDADAVLVQEDGKPVGVLTRQDLLGFVAHD from the coding sequence ATGCAGTACGCCAACTCCCTCCTGGAGCTGATCGGCAACACCCCGCTGGTCAAGCTCAACCGCACCGCGGGCGCCACCGCGTCCCTCGTGCTCGCCAAGGTCGAGTACCTCAACCCGGGTGGCTCGGTGAAGGACCGCATCGCGGTCAAGATGATCGACGCGGCCGAGGCCAGCGGCGAGCTCCGCCCGGGCGGCACCATCGTCGAACCCACCTCCGGCAACACCGGGGTCGGCCTCGCGCTGGTGGCCCAGCAGCGCGGCTACTCGTGCGTCTTCGTGTGCCCCGACAAGGTCAGCGAGGACAAGCGCAACGTCCTCAAGGCCTACGGCGCCGAGGTCGTGGTCTGCCCGACCGCCGTCGCCCCCGAGCACCCCGACAGCTACTACAGCGTCTCGGACCGCCTCAGCCGCGAGATCGAGGGCGCCTGGAAGCCCAACCAGTACGCCAACCCCAACAACCCGCTCTCGCACTACGAGCAGACCGGCCCCGAGATCTGGGAGCAGACCGACGGCCGCATCACCCACTTCGTCACGGGCATGGGCACCGGCGGCACCATCAGCGGCGTCGGGCGCTACCTCAAGGAGCGCAACCCCGAGATCCAGGTGGTCGGGGCCGACCCCGCCGGCTCGGTCTACTCGGGCGGCACCGGGCGTCCCTACCTCGTCGAGGGCGTGGGGGAGGACTTCTGGCCCGACACCTACGACCGCGGCGTCGCCGACCGGGTGATCGAGGTGTCCGACGGCGACTCGTTCGCCTTCACGCGGCGGCTGGCCCGCGAGGAGGGCCTGCTCGTCGGCGGCTCGGCCGGCATGGCGGCGTACGCCGCGGTGCAGCTGGCCCAGGAGCTCGACGACCCCGATGCCGTCGTCGTGGTGCTGCTGCCCGACAGCGGGCGCGGCTACCTGACCAAGGTCTTCAACGACGAGTGGCTGGCCCGCTACGGCTTCCTGTCCGACCACACCGGCCAGACCGTGGGCCAGGTCCTGCACGCCAAGAAGGGCGACATCCCCGCCCTGGTGCACACCCACCCGACCGAGACCATCGCCGAGGCGATCGCGATCCTGCAGGAGTACGGCGTCTCGCAGATGCCCGTGGTCCGCGCGGAGCCGCCCATCATGGCCGCCGAGGTGGCCGGGTCGGTGTCCGAGCGGCGTCTGCTGGACGCCCTCTACGGCGGCAAGGCCCGGCTGGCCGACCAGGTCGAGGACCACATGGACGAGCCGCTGCCCACCATGGGGGCCGGCGCCGCCGTCGAGGACGCCGTGGCGGCGCTCCGCGACGCCGACGCCGTGCTGGTCCAGGAGGACGGCAAGCCGGTCGGCGTGCTGACCCGGCAGGACCTGCTGGGCTTCGTCGCGCACGACTGA